A region from the Cryptococcus gattii WM276 chromosome H, complete sequence genome encodes:
- a CDS encoding Beta-glucosidase, putative (Similar to TIGR gene model, INSD accession AAW44922.1) yields MPTDNADLDRSFLTANIDDLLKQLTTEEKISLLAGKDWWNTVSIPRLNIPSIKMSDGPGGARGDSFYHMTPASALPSATSLASTFSPDLVHSAGSLLALETLARNAVCLLAPTINIQRSPLGGRAFESYSEDPTLSGLIAAAYVAGLQEGGVSAAIKHFVGNDQEHERMGEDSTIAPRALREIYLRPFQIALKRSKPQAFMTAYNKLNGTHCSENEWLLEELLRKEWGFDGLVMSDWFGTYSVSESINAGLNLEMPGATRWRPNGLVTHLIKAHKIDPRQLDKVAGGVLRWVQKLAKKNEELVYSLPGKERTRTEDQAKDAEFLRRLAGESIVLLKNEMNVLPIRGHKKIAVIGPNAKAKVLTGGGSAQLRSAWSSTPWQGLSDNAPEGVELSYSLGCYSSKFLPILDENFTCPDGSSGFQLSHFPITSSGNRAEEPVHVETWDTSDMFLADFTAPGLTEKYFTQLDAVWTPVEDGEYEFGVVVTGKGWLWVDGELVIDGSREEERSSSFFGSGTRELKGRTKVKKNKRYDIRLLHDTRPYSVNNLITPIVSAGMRLGYRQIIPTSTLLSKAVSLAASSDVALLVVGLNSDWESEGYDRPNLSLPMDTDKLVSAVAEANPNTIVVIQAGSAVSMPWLDKVKGVVFAWYLGNETGNAIADIIYGYINPSGRLPITFPKRELDIAANLNYKSARTKTYYDEGIWVGYKHFNARGIDPLFPFGHGISYTTFVYSDLHVSQIPESPKNVGAGGWKMEVEVQVKNSGKEEGAHTIMFWLSPPPESPSGLKHPEWTLQGFQKVYRLKPGEKRKVKVTFDKYAISHWDGLWNTWRAELGEWTVRVGVDAQNISGEKATFRVDDDLEWRGL; encoded by the exons ATGCCCACGGACAACGCAGACCTCGACAGGTCGTTCTTGACCGCAAACATCGATGATCTCCTTAAGCAGCTCACCACTGAAGAGAAGATCTCCCTCCTTGCAGGCAAGGATTGGTGGAA TACTGTATCGATTCCAAGACTGAACATCCCCTC CATTAAGATGAGTGATGGCCCTGGAGGCGCTCGAGGAGACTCATTTTACCATATGA CACCGGCTTCTGCCCTTCCAAGCGCTACTTCTCTTGCCTCGACTTTTTCTCCCGATCTAGTCCATTCGGCCGGTAGTCTCCTCGCGCTTGAGACCCTTGCTCGCAATGCTGTCTGCCTCCTCGCCCCCACTATCAACATCCAACGTTCCCCGCTTGGTGGTCGGGCATTCGAGTCGTACTCTGAAGACCCCACTTTGTCAGGCTTGATTGCGGCCGCTTATGTTGCTGGTCTGCAAGAAGGTGGTGTTAGTGCGGCGATCAAGCATTTCGTGGGAAATGATCAAGAGCATGAACGGATGGGCGAGGACTCTACCATTGCGCCTAGAGCGTTGAGGGAGATTTACCTTCGACCATTCCAGATTGCATTGAAGAGGTCTAAACCACAAGCATTCATGACGGCTTATAACAAACTCAATGGGACGCATTGTTCGGAAAACGAGTGGTTACTTGAGGAGCTGCTGAGGAAGGAGTGGGGATTCGATGGGTTGGTGATGAGTGATTGGTTTGGTACTTATTCCGTCTCCGAAAGTATCAACGCCGGGCTCAACCTCGAGATGCCCGGGGCCACCCGATGGCGCCCCAACGGACTAGTAACTCATCTTATCAAAGCGCATAAGATCGACCCCAGGCAACTGGACAAGGTTGCAGGTGGTGTATTAAGATGGGTTCAAAAACTCGCGAAGAAAAACGAGGAGTTGGTATATTCACTGCCTGGCAAAGAGAGGACTAGAACGGAGGATCAAGCAAAAGATGCGGAATTTCTTCGCCGTTTGGCTGGGGAAAGCATCGTACTTCTCAAAAATGAAATGAACGTTCTCCCAATCCGGGGACACAAAAAGATCGCCGTTATCGGTCCCAATGCTAAGGCCAAGGTTCTCACAGGCGGTGGATCTGCCCAACTCCGCTCAGCATGGTCGTCGACGCCCTGGCAAGGTCTCTCCGACAATGCTCCTGAAGGCGTTGAACTCTCCTATTCTCTTGGATGTTACTCCAGCAAGTTCCTGCCTATACTTGACGAGAACTTTACCTGCCCCGATGGCTCATCCGGCTTCCAACTTTCACACTTCCCCATCACCTCTTCAGGCAATAGAGCTGAGGAACCAGTACACGTCGAGACATGGGATACATCTGACATGTTTCTTGCTGACTTCACCGCTCCCGGTTTGACTGAGAAGTACTTTACCCAGCTTGACGCGGTATGGACACCGGTGGAGGACGGAGAGTATGAGTTTGGAGTGGTCGTTACTGGCAAGGGGTGGCTTTGGGTCGATGGAGAGCTTGTTATCGATGGGTcaagagaagaggaaaggTCATCTAGTTTCTTTGGTTCGGGGACGAGGGAGCTCAAGGGTCGAACCAAGGTTAAGAAGAACAAG AGATATGACATTCGCTTACTCCACGACACCCGGCCATACTCAGTCAATAATCTTATCACTCCCATTGTAAGCGCCGGTATGCGGCTTGGCTACCGCCAGATTATTCCCACTTCGACTCTCCTCTCGAAGGCCGTCTCTCTCGCTGCATCTTCAGACGTCGCCTTGCTTGTCGTCGGGCTTAACTCTGACTGGGAATCCGAAGGATACGACCGCCCTAACCTTTCTTTACCGATGGACACAGACAAGCTCGTCAGTGCCGTAGCAGAAGCTAATCCTAACACGATTGTTGTCATACAAGCGGGTTCTGCCGTTTCAATGCCCTGGCTCGATAAAGTGAAGGGTGTGGTCTTTGCGTGGTACCTGGGAAACGAGACTGGTAATGCCATCGCCGATATTATCTACGGGTATATCAACCCCTCTGGTCGACTCCCGATAACATTCCCGAAACGAGAGCTCGATATCGCCGCCAACTTGAACTACAAATCGGCACGCACCAAGACCTATTACGACGAGGGTATCTGGGTAGGGTACAAGCATTTTAATGCAAGGGGTATCGatcctctctttcccttcgGTCATGGTATTTCATATACCACTTTTGTTTATTCCGACCTCCATGTCTCTCAAATACCGGAGTCACCAAAAAATGTCGGTGCTGGTGgatggaagatggaagTTGAGGTGCAGGTGAAGAATAGTGGCAAGGAGGAGGGAGCGCATACAATCATGTTCTGGTTGAGTCCTCCACCCGAGAGTCCCAGCGGATTGAAGCACCCAGAATGGACTCTGCAAGGGTTTCAAAAGGTTTACAGGCTCAAACCAGGTGAAAAAAGAAAGGTCAAAGTCACGTTTGACAAGT ATGCGATTTCGCACTGGGATGGGCTCTGGAACACTTGGAGGGCAGAGCTGGGAGAGTGGACTGTCCGGGTTGGCGTAGACGCGCAGAACATTAGTGGTGAGAAGGCGACATTCAGGGTCGACGATGATCTTGAATGGAGAGGCTTGTAA
- a CDS encoding uncharacterized protein (Similar to TIGR gene model, INSD accession AAW44921.1) — protein sequence MTSKSSSIHASPSLAHPRHRTSHSVTLGSHPLQPPYPFSYPSHPRRRARTMPNQRTRRSRDTSTSRTRKTVIVFLIILSLVLLGTVIVLSTVSYYLAIPSWAYLTESEVAWRPEDVIKPLLEFPGPKLSKRMEWTEVDSEVPTYTTTGAASASAISVDSAAITGEIWDEFKQEMEELDAVEEANEDDITESEGEAVDAGSNATSSIEEDVGQWGIDGMGSGSYWMRNNWDGRVRDTDSWERLYNVTNRPGETIPRLIHQTWKNDQLPEKWRKAWKECREGMPDYEYMLWTDDLSREFIATHYPAHLHMYDSYEFPIQRADSIRYFILHHFGGIYMDLDIGCRRRLDPLLQGDWEVILPITKPVGISNDLIFSSKGSAFMDGTVHALAAFNHKYFSNYPTVMFSTGPMFLSAQYAIFSASHPLTESHPRSEIRVLPKSLYGKNAPISEVPHSFFSHFYGSSWHADDAGFITFLGDWGKRLMWVGGVVLILGAIRLIWVKRKAATGQQYQLLSILPTTRSPSPSGYETPTSFGSSPLSPEALNVNLSQNMPSDISSVFRRAGNLILAAPATLLQGGDRERRGRRRQGLLYFVPAIFQPLPGRRIRTASEASQMAVRRSKRDRDNHKDSLAPPPYDQLMEEGSASGSACPSPSRPSNRLKAVVSGMGDATMEDVDAFLNEADNEGSGSGSGEGEDDSWWRSRRAS from the exons ATGACCTCAAAGTCATCCTCTATACACGCCTCCCCCTCTCTAGCACATCCCCGCCACCGCACTTCTCATTCTGTCACCCTCGGTTCCCATCCTCTGCAGCCCCCCTATCCCTTCTCTTATCCCTCCCACCCCCGTCGTCGAGCTCGCACAATGCCCAATCAGCGCACAAGACGTTCTCGCGACACATCCACGAGCCGTACACGCAAAACAGTCATCGTCTTCCTCATAATCCTCTccctcgtcctcctcgGCACGGTCATAGTTCTATCCACAGTATCCTATTACCTCGCCATCCCCTCTTGGGCCTATCTCACAGAAAGTGAAGTTGCTTGGAGACCAGAAGATGTCATTAAGCCTCTCCTTGAATTTCCTGGGCCAAAGCTATCGAAGCGAATGGAATGGACGGAGGTCGACAGCGAAGTTCCTACCTACACCACAACAGGTGCTGCTTCCGCTTCCGCCATCTCTGTTGACTCTGCCGCCATCACCGGCGAAATTTGGGACGAGTTCAAGcaggagatggaggagcTTGATGCGGTCGAAGAGGCCAATGAAGATGATATCACAGAATCTGAAGGTGAAGCCGTTGACGCAGGTTCTAACGCCACTTCATCTATCGAAGAAGACGTTGGCCAGTGGGGGATTGATGGCATGGGCAGTGGTTCATACTGGATGCGAAACAACTGGGATGGTCGTGTGCGGGACACTGATAGTTGGGAAAGGCTGTACAATGTCACCAATCG GCCTGGCGAAACCATCCCAAGATTGATTCACCAGACATGGAAAAACGACCAGTTACCTGAGAAGTGGAGGAAGGCTTGGAAGGAATGCAGAGAAGGGATGCCTGATTA CGAGTACATGCTTTGGACTGACGATCTCTCTCGAGAATTCATTGCCACGCATTACCCGGCTCACCTTCACATGTATGACTCTTACGAGTTCCCAATCCAGCGAGCGGACTCTATCAGATACTTTATTTTGCATCACTTCGGCGGCATTTACATGGACCTCGATATCGGCTGTCGAAGACGTTTGGACCCTCTCTTGCAAGGTGACTGGGAGGTCATTCTTCCCATCACCAAGCCTGTCGGTATTTCCAACGACTTGATCTTCTCGTCCAAGGGGTCTGCTTTCATGGACGGCACTGTCCACGCTCTTGCGGCTTTCAATCACAAGTACTTCTCCAACTACCCTACTGTTATGTTCTCCACCGG ACCCATGTTCTTGTCTGCCCAATATGCCATTTTCTCCGCTTCGCATCCCCTCACCGAGTCTCACCCTCGTTCTGAGATCCGTGTCCTCCCTAAGTCTCTTTACGGGAAGAATGCTCCCATCTCTGAAGTGCCCCactccttcttctcccacTTCTACGGTTCTTCCTGGCACGCGGACGATGCTGGTTTCATCACGTTCTTGGGTGACTGGGGCAAGAGACTTATGTGGGTTGGCGGTGTAGTTCTCATCCTGGGTGCCATTCGTTTGATCTGGGTTAAGCGCAAAGCCGCGACTGGACAACAGTACCAACTTCTCTCTATCTTACCCACCACACGCTCCCCTTCACCTTCTGGTTACGAAACTCCCACTTCTTTCGGTTCTAGCCCTCTCTCCCCTGAAGCCCTCAATGTCAACCTTTCACAAAACATGCCTTCCGACATTTCCTCCGTCTTCAGGCGAGCGGGTAACCTCATCCTTGCTGCACCTGCTACTCTACTCCAAGGGGGTGACCGCGAGAGAAGAGGTAGACGGCGACAGGGCTTGCTTTACTTTGTGCCCGCGATTTTTCAGCCCCTACCCGGTAGACGGATACGCACCGCTTCTGAAGCATCCCAAATGGCTGTCAGACGCTCAAAACGTGACCGAGATAACCACAAGGATTCTCTCGCTCCACCTCCGTACGACCAACTCATGGAAGAAGGCTCTGCTTCTGGCTCAGCATGTCCTTCCCCCTCTCGTCCTTCGAACAGATTGAAGGCTGTTGTATCAGGGATGGGAGATGCTACCATGGAGGATGTAGACGCCTTCCTGAATGAAGCGGATAACGAGGGTTCAGGTTCTGGATCAGGGGAGGGGGAAGATGACTCCTGGTGGCGATCACGGCGGGCGAGCTGA
- a CDS encoding Integral to membrane protein, putative (Similar to TIGR gene model, INSD accession AAW44923.1), which produces MTININIYFPAVNIHSHSIGAVFFLSLLPLHLIPTHFPTFGQSCNPLPTPPTLHDKVALSLYLICAVSCLSLSSWFHTVSCHSKEVCDAAHRGDYIGIVILIVGSITPGMYYAFYENIFLQVFYMGGIIIAGITSAYIVLSPHHRSHRWHRTLTFIALGLSAVVPITHILFTQGLAHAREKMSLDLIVAGGASYIFGALLYAARIPEKLSPGTFDYFGSSHQIFHCFVLMGAAFQYAALRGMVWGRTMAVGKTIAESDGLS; this is translated from the exons ATGACAATTAATATAAATATTTACTTTCCTGCAGTAAACATCCACTCCCATTCCATTGGCGCCGTCTTCTTTCTCTCGctcctccctcttcacCTGATCCCAACCCATTTCCCCACCTTTGGCCAGTCCTGCAACCCATTGCCGACTCCGCCTACTCTACATGATAAAGTGGCCCTCAGTCTGTACTTAATCTGTGCTGTGTCGTGTTTGAGTTTAAGCAGCTGGTTTCATACAGTGTCATGCCATTCAAAAGAGGTTTGCGATGCAGCGCACCGTGGAGATTAT ATAGGTATTGTAATACTAATTGTGGGGAGTATCACCCCGGGTATGTATTATGCCTTCTATGAGAATATCTTCCTTCAGGTTTTCTATATGG GTGGCATCATCATTGCCGGCATAACATCAGCTTAC ATCGTATTGTCCCCACACCATCGTTCCCACCGATGGCATCGTACCCTCACCTTCATCGCCTTAGGTCTTTCCGCTGTGGTACCCATCACCCACATCTTGTTCACTCAAGGCCTAGCGCATGCAAGAGAAAAGATGAGCCTTGATCTCATTGTAGCAGGTGGGGCGAGCTACATTTTTGGTGCATTACTCTA CGCCGCAAGGATCCCAGAAAAACTTTCTCCCGGCACTTTCGACTATTTTGGGTCATCCCATCAAATATTCCACTGCTTTGTCTTGATGGGTGCCGCTTTCCAATATGCCGCGCTTAGGGGTATGGTTTGGGGAAGGACTATGGCTGTTGGTAAAACCATTGCCGAATCCGATGGACTTTCGTAG
- a CDS encoding Hypothetical protein (Similar to TIGR gene model, INSD accession AAW44919.1; CNH00340) produces MADTQYAFRAQKTAGVADAPAWEVSNRIPAETVGSKCYAYSPNGEWLAYAMNNCVEIIPSHSSSPAPVTLQQANVVALKFSPLSTYLFTFERPVKTESGEMYKNAKAWDVKNGEIVGGWYQKTMEDWEPIITPDETHLLRAGPSDLAIFSPPFAPRPSTRLKIDGIRGIFISDPSALPAGSTNARPIPARPEPAVAIWIGEKKGAPASLGLWSLSSLMGKNAAQANGNGDVQTETRDMPSTRSRKAFYKADKLTVKWNNAGTMALFLAQSDVDKSGKSYYGETNLYLVGLDGTFDGLVELDKEGPIYDFAWSPISREFTVCYGYMPARTQMFDLKAKPVYSFGESPRNTLVYQPQGKLLLSAGFGNLAGGIDIWDVSTRNKVAEFKASNASHCEWSPCGQYVLTATLSPRLRVDNGVKVWWCNGQLLHIQPIEELYQASFAPQRVADIGSFPAVIPKAPEANPSVAAYRPKGETDGAAAKPAGAYRPPGARNRPESENASTSFGSSRGKPGARTVPGAGGRQPPGSAPGAGAAAGGDDKKKRQRKRGGKDKEEEKKDEAPTQEVGKSEVKEEAGEDAVAKKIRNLMKKLKAIDELKTKLAAGEDLEKTQLKKMESEAQVKSEIKALGGNI; encoded by the exons ATGGCAGACACTCAGTACGCAT TCCGAGCACAGAAGACAGCTGGCGTTGCAGACGCTCCTGCTTGGGAGGTGTCCAACAGAATACCCGC TGAGACTGTTGGCTCCAAATGCTATGCGTATTCACCTAACGGCGAATGGCTCGCCTACGCCATGAACAATTG TGTTGAGATCATTCCTTCCCACTCTTCATCACCTGCTCCTGTAACCCTCCAGCAAGCCAACGTCGTCGCTCTAAAGTTCTCTCCTCTGAGCACTTACCTTTTCACCTTCGAGCGACCCGTTAAAACTGAGAGTGGTGAGATGTACAAGAATGCTAAAGCATGGGATGTCAAGAATGGTGAGATTGTGGGAGGGTGGTATCAGAAAACCATGGAGGACTG GGAACCTATTATCACCCCCGATGAGACCCATCTTCTACGTGCCGGCCCTTCTGACCTcgccatcttctctcctcccttCGCGCCTCGTCCTTCGACTCGCCTGAAGATTGACGGTATCCGAggcatcttcatctctgACCCTTCGGCCCTCCCTGCCGGCTCTACCAACGCCAGGCCCATACCCGCACGCCCTGAACCGGCTGTGGCCATCTGGATAGGTGAGAAAAAGGGTGCTCCAGCAAGTCTGGGGTTGTGGtccctttcttctcttATGGGAAAGAATGCAGCCCAGGCGAATGGTAATGGGGATGTTCAGACCGAGACAAGAGATATGCCCTCCACAAGGTCGAGGAAAGCGTTTTACAAGGCAGACAAGTTGACTGTGAAGTGGAACAACGCTGGTACAATG GCTTTGTTCCTTGCTCAATCAGATGTGGACAAGTCTGGCAAGTCATATTATGGCGAAACCAATCTCTATCTCGTCGGCCTGGACGGCACCTTTGACGGTTTGGTTGAGCTTGATAAGGAGGGACCTATCTATGACTTTGCTTGGAGCCCTATTTCCCGCGAGTTCACCGTTTGTTATGGATACATGCCAGCCCGAACACAAATGTTTGACCTCAAGGCCAAGCCTGTCTACTCTTTCGGCGAGAGCCCTCGAAACACTCTTGTGTACCAGCCGCAAGGCAAACTCCTTCTCAGTGCCGGTTTCGGTAACTTGGCTGGCGGTATAGACATCTGGGATGTGAGCACCCGTAACAAGGTCGCCGAGTTCAAGGCTTCCAATGCTTCCCATTGCGAATGGTCTCCTTGTGGTCAATACGTCCTCACTGCCACCCTATCTCCTCGTCTGAGAGTCGACAACGGCGTCAAGGTTTGGTGGTGTAACGGCCAACTCTTACATATCCAGCCCATCGAAGAGCTTTACCAAGCTTCATTCGCCCCTCAGCGAGTCGCCGATATCGGTTCCTTCCCTGCCGTCATCCCCAAGGCTCCCGAGGCCAACCCTAGTGTGGCCGCCTATAGACCGAAGGGCGAGACAGACGGTGCCGCCGCCAAGCCTGCGGGCGCTTATCGACCCCCTGGCGCGAGAAACCGACCCGAAAGCGAGAACGCGTCTACGTCATTCGGTTCTAGCAGGGGTAAACCTGGAGCGCGGACCGTTCCCGGCGCGGGCGGTCGACAGCCCCCTGGATCGGCGCCTGGCGCGGGCGCGGCTGCAGGAGGAGACgataagaagaagaggcagcGAAAGAGGGGCGGAAAGGAtaaggaagaggagaaaaaggatgAGGCACCTACTCAGGAGGTAGGTAAATCGGAGGTAAAGGAGGAGGCGGGTGAGGATGCCGTTGCCAAGAAGATTAGGAACTTGATGAAGAAG CTCAAAGCTATAGACGAACTCAAGACCAAGCTTGCCGCAGGTGAAGACCTCGAGAAGACTCAGCTCAAGAAAATGGAATCTGAAGCGCAAGTCAAGTCGGAGATTAAGGCTTTGGGCGGTAATATCTAA
- a CDS encoding Hypothetical protein (Similar to TIGR gene model, INSD accession AAW44924.1; CNH00390) encodes MTGAETITKRLHIGGLKPEITTVHLKDRFSIFGTVKDVEELQPDALGNPRPFTFLTLETTPAQLKRCLNIMSGSHWRGALLRIAEAKPRFDIAIKAINNPNPALKFKQLEKKRKRVMSARGEDVGKEAQDMILVDAKRAEKKKFWVTVDIENGDAKAARLVRPLCMRAERPIGVVERKESSRRRARLPPARSFRKVINPIQWGSQMVLFSTEEQVASPGQQEGEWEYEEFDKDEEEETAQDNKVPIGVWRKTINGEVVQEEVVRSKRRHVEGDDYKIELDLDFGSDGMPAAGSAASSPLFGTRHLSANRESSPFFPEHRNHSDFPASASSQERDDEPQRRSSPILINHPAEDLEQGESLGSSLSSTSAPGSLPRASSPLFPISTAPKESQHLTSASPAPSSPSPATLIPIHDSAPKRLSTPPIPIVPAPLIQQVRIEKCTALNVLGSLFDGPDKSASPPIERLTRNEWKGFLEDESDAEDVEIGRGKEKEKEKAPVEVEVIEEDDFKVQEPMIEVSMVKESERPQNEAENSPSDEGSSSNSDDYSSNDDKMDVDPRGDGDVKQSSEKASSSSESESSDSSGDNEGDSDDSNDNSDDSDDSDDSDDSDSDNSDSDDSDSDSDSDSDSDDSDESPSAASSAKPQVPAPSTLKDLFAPSAPSTSLFSGPSTSTAQLTTGFSLLANLAEDLELDDELDIPLPVPNAITTRKEENELQPLSMMEGGRGKVKLNLENAADTPLFFAIPMDKESAERTKGKKGESRNPFNELHFGVPKPPAEEMEEHGYDQNGYGQNSYGQELDREEQEFPLMGFHRQPREGEAAMKGLWEKERGELTQAWKRRHREAKKQRRRKGGEDIE; translated from the exons ATGACCGGTGCAGAGACAATAACAAAGCGACTCCATATTGGAGGTCTCAAACCTGAAATCACCACCGTCCATTTGAAAGACCGCTTTTCCATCTTCGGAACTGTGAAAGATGTCGAAGAGCTGCAGCCCGACGCTCTCG GGAACCCTCGACCATTCACTTTCTTAACCCTTGAAACCACACCTGCCCAGCTCAAACGCTGTCTCAACATCATGTCCGGGTCTCACTGGCGTGGCGCCCTCCTTCGTATTGCCGAAGCTAAACCCCGTTTTGACATTGCTATCAAAGCTATCAACAATCCGAATCCCGCCTTAAAATTTAAGCAGCTTGAGAAGAAACGAAAAAGAGTGATGTCAGCCAGGGGCGAAGACGTCGGCAAAGAGGCCCAGGATATGATCCTCGTTGATGCCAAACGAgcagagaagaaaaagTTCTGGGTAACTGTCGACATCGAAAACGGTGATGCCAAGGCAGCACGCCTTGTGAGACCCCTTTGCATGCGTGCGGAAAGACCTATCGGGGTTGTtgagaggaaagaaagcTCAAGGAGAAGAGCTCGTTTGCCTCCTGCAAGGTCTTTCCGAAAAGTTATCAACCCAATTCAATGGGGCTCTCAAATGGTTTTATTCTCTACAGAAGAGCAGGTTGCTAGCCCGGGTCAGCAAGAGGGGGAGTGGGAATATGAAGAATTTGATaaggacgaagaagaagaaacgGCGCAAGATAACAAGGTTCCCATTGGTGTATGGAGGAAGACTATTAACGGCGAAGTCGTTCAGGAAGAAGTCGTGCGTAGTAAAAGGAGACATGTTGAAGGTGATGATTATAAGATCGAATTGGATCTTGACTTTGGTAGCGATGGTATGCCTGCTGCAGGTAGCGCCGCTAGCTCGCCATTGTTTGGGACCAGGCACCTCTCGGCCAACAGAGAAAGTTCCCCTTTTTTCCCTGAGCACCGAAACCATTCGGATTTTCCTGCGTCTGCCTCTTCACAAGAAAGAGACGATGAACCTCAGCGACGTTCATCACCTATCCTCATTAACCACCCCGCTGAAGACCTCGAGCAAGGAGAGTCTTTGGGTTCCTCCTTGTCTTCCACATCCGCTCCCGGATCACTTCCTCGGGCTTCTTCCCCGCTGTTCCCCATCAGTACTGCCCCTAAAGAGAGTCAACATTTAACTTCAGCATCACCTgccccttcttctccatctcctgCCACCTTAATCCCAATCCACGATTCTGCACCCAAACGCCTTTCCACTCCTCCCATCCCTATTGTACCTGCTCCTCTCATCCAACAAGTCCGTATAGAGAAGTGCACCGCCCTCAATGTCCTCGGATCCCTCTTTGATGGACCTGACAAGTCCGCGTCCCCACCGATAGAGAGACTTACTAGAAATGAATGGAAGGGTTTcttggaagatgaaagcGATGCGGAAGACGTTGAGATTGGCCgaggaaaggagaaggaaaaggaaaaggcGCCTGTCGAGGTGGAAGTGATTGAGGAGGATGATTTCAAAGTACAGGAGCCTATGATCGAAGTTTCTATGGTAAAAGAGAGCGAGAGACCTCAGAACGAGGCTGAAAATTCTCCATCAGATGAGGGAAGCAGCAGCAATAGCGACGACTACAGTTCAAACGATGATAAGATGGATGTGGACCCACGAGGGGATGGAGATGTGAAACAGAGCTCGGAGAAGGCAAGCTCTAGTTCTGAGTCAGAGTCTAGTGACAGTTCAGGAGATAATGAGGGTGACTCTGATGATTCGAATGACAATTCAGATGACTCTGATGACTCTGATGACTCTGATGACTCTGACTCCGACAATTCTGACTCCGATGACTCTGATTCTGATTCGGACTCCGATTCTGATTCTGACGATTCCGACGAGTCTCCATCTGCTGCTTCCTCTGCAAAACCACAAGTCCCTGCACCCTCCACTCTCAAGGACCTCTTTGCACCTTCTGCGCCCTCCACTTCTCTTTTCTCCGGCCCTTCCACTTCCACTGCTCAACTTACCACCGGTTTTTCCCTTCTTGCGAACCTCGCCGAAGATCTCGAGCTTGATGATGAACTGGACATTCCTCTTCCTGTCCCCAATGCCATCACTACAcgaaaggaagagaatgagCTTCAACCTTTATCCATGATGGAgggtggaagaggaaaagtTAAATTAAACTTGGAGAATGCCGCCGATACCCCTCTGTTTTTCGCAATCCCTATGGACAAAGAATCGGCGGAGAGGACAAAGGGCAAGAAAGGAGAATCCCGAAATCCTTTCAACGAGTTGCATTTTGGCGTGCCTAAACCTCCTGCggaggaaatggaggaACATGGCTATGATCAGAACGGCTATGGTCAGAATAGTTACGGGCAGGAGCTGGATCGGGAAGAGCAAGAGTTCCCACTTATGGGTTTCCACAGACAGCCTCGAGAAGGCGAGGCGGCCATGAAAGGGTTATGGGAGAAGGAACGTGGCGAGTTGACCCAAGCATGGAAGAGGAGACATAGGGAGGCCAAGAAgcagaggagaaggaagggcGGTGAGGATATTGAATAG